From Mercenaria mercenaria strain notata chromosome 17, MADL_Memer_1, whole genome shotgun sequence, the proteins below share one genomic window:
- the LOC128550020 gene encoding uncharacterized protein LOC128550020, producing MKLDIKMPIDIYNKEFQNWLKGVFALNTTRDALCKCVVEKLGDYIKDIPKETLEQFFCCLRLNSIMQLKTQKKGKIRWQCEHEKCRELMDSFVKKHADRRILKYQWTLMQAQTDLSQSNLESMDSSDVINQYGGNKLIWKVATLYMFVEKGETTKRYQNLDDLDISKVIKIMRSCEIFIPDGE from the exons ATGAAG CTTGATATCAAAATGCCAATTGATATTTACAACAAAGAGTTCCAAAACTGGTTAAAGGGTGTATTTGCACTTAACACAACAAGGGATGCATTGTGCAAATGTGTAGTCGAAAAACTCGGTGATTATATAAAAGACATTCCCAAAGAAACATTGGAACAATTTTTCTGTTGCCTACGTTTAAATAGTATCATGCAATTAAAGACGCAGAAGAAAGGTAAAATAAGATGGCAATGTGAGCATGAAAAATGCAGAGAACTGATGGATAGTTTTGTCAAAAAACACGCAGACAGAAGAATACTTAAATATCAATGGACACTTATGCAAGCCCAGACTGATTTGTCCCAGTCAAACTTGGAAAGCATGGACAGTTCTGATGTAATTAATCAATATGGTGGAAACAAATTAATTTGGAAGGTTGCAACCTTGTACATGTTTGTTGAAAAGGGAGAAACTACAAAGAGATATCAAAATTTAGACGATCTTGATATATCAAAAGTAATCAAAATAATGagaagttgtgaaatatttattccGGATGGTGAGTAG